The following are encoded together in the Myxococcales bacterium genome:
- a CDS encoding aminoacyl-tRNA deacylase — MKDKYPITRAVHFLREHQVPFEPALYSFRGLGDVAKDSARELGVPEELIFKTIVFQSAGKPVIAVVDAAHRVSLSKLTDAVGAHRRVEECSVPDAERFTGYLVGGISPLGTKRPIPVFLDARAMTHERIYINGGSRGFLVRLSPADLAAALGAKVVELAV; from the coding sequence ATGAAAGACAAATACCCGATCACCCGGGCGGTTCATTTCCTGCGCGAGCACCAGGTTCCCTTCGAGCCGGCGCTCTATTCCTTTCGCGGCCTGGGCGACGTGGCGAAGGACTCGGCCCGCGAACTCGGCGTGCCGGAGGAACTGATATTCAAGACGATCGTCTTTCAATCCGCAGGCAAGCCGGTGATCGCCGTTGTCGACGCGGCGCATCGGGTTTCGCTGTCGAAACTCACCGACGCCGTCGGCGCGCATCGCCGCGTCGAGGAATGCTCGGTGCCCGACGCCGAGCGCTTCACCGGCTACCTGGTCGGCGGAATCAGCCCGCTGGGCACGAAGCGGCCCATCCCCGTATTTCTCGACGCCCGGGCAATGACGCACGAGCGCATCTACATCAACGGCGGCAGCCGCGGCTTTCTGGTGCGCCTGTCGCCCGCCGATCTGGCCGCCGCCCTGGGCGCGAAGGTCGTCGAGTTGGCGGTGTGA